The Thalassophryne amazonica chromosome 8, fThaAma1.1, whole genome shotgun sequence genome includes a window with the following:
- the arl2bp gene encoding ADP-ribosylation factor-like protein 2-binding protein, producing MDVKDQNSPNESENTLNMDEENFAFSSSSDTDSAFDAVIGCIEDIIIDDKFEQLQERFMEKHYLEFEDSEENKLSYTILFNEYADLLEKYLEQQLMARIPSFSMNTFIAQLMQYKDKIPEDIFDMFVTFIDFIAFKKMFLSYRAEKEGRGPNLSQILMVTTLNTTGSDETL from the exons ATGGACGTTAAGGACCAAA ATAGCCCGAATGAGTCAGAAAATACCCTGAATATGGACGAAGAAAATTTCGCTTTTTCCAG TTCCTCAGACACAGATTCTGCTTTTGATGCTGTTATCGGCTGCATAGAGGATATCATTATAG ATGACAAGTTTGAGCAACTTCAGGAGAGATTCATGGAGAAACACTACCTGGAGTTTGAAGACTCTGAAGagaataaactcagctacacaatcCTCTTCAATGAATAT GCTGACCTGCTGGAGAAATACCTGGAGCAGCAGCTGATGGCAAGGATTCCCAGTTTCAGCATGAACACCTTCATTGCACAGCTCAT GCAGTACAAAGACAAGATTCCAGAGGACATCTTCGACATGTTTGTGACATTCATTGACTTCATTGCCTTCAAGAAGATGTTTCTGAGTTACAGAGCT GAGAAGGAAGGCCGAGGACCAAATCTGAGCCAAATACTGATGGTCACAACTCTGAACACTACAGGCTCCGATGAAACATTGTGA